The nucleotide window TTTTTGATTTAAAGGATTGAATGCTGACAAGAAGAAAATTAATTAGCCACAGGCAGTTGTAGGAGTGTTGGTCGTGGCGATTGTGGTAGGCGCTTTCTGGTATAAGCACAAGGAGTAGTAATTATGGGCACAAGGAGCAGAGTAATCGAGTACGAAATGTGCAAAAAACATGTATCATAAGCAGTCACAGACATGTGTATTAAGCAATCAGCAGCAACGGTTCTGTCAAAAGATGGTTTCCAAGTGTTACATATCAAAAGTACATGATCTATGCAGCTGCTATACCCCGTTCTCCGGCCCCTTCAACCAAGGCCTCCGCGACGACGCTGTGCGTTTGTTTAGACGCCTCGAAGGCCTGCTCAATCATCTGATGGCGGCTTAATCAGCAAGTTGCGTAACTCGAGACAGGGAAACGGAGGCATACATTACAAGCCTCATCCACTTCGATCTCTCCAGTCAACCATACATTCGTCACCTTGCTCAACGCTGGCATCGTCCCAACCATAACCTTGACATCactttccttctcctcctccaaaCTCGGGTCAATCACCACCCGCTTCTTGCCTTGTTTCTCATCAGCTCCGAGGCTCGCTACCACTCCTCCCACACCCAAACCGGCCATTTCGATTCCAGCATCCGCCACTGCTGCAGAAGCGACAGTCAACCCTGCAGAGAGCACATTGGTGAGGGTATCAGATTCGAGGACGAGTAGGTAGACGTCGATGGATGATTTCgggaggaggtggaggtgaaGTGTAGGGAGGAGAAGTTGGGTTAGGAGATTAGATAAGGGAAGTGGTTCGGTATCCTACCATAGGAGAGTATAGTCAGTTTCTAATCCTGTACAAGAGGCTAAGATAGTGGGCGAGGAAGAACGTACGCGTAATGGCGCACGGCGAGGGTCCGAGGCAAATGGGGCAAATTTTACTTCAAGGTTGAGGGTACCTTGAGGAGAGTATGGGGGAGGTTTGGGTCTGGGGCCGTATCTATCAAGGGAAGAGGTAAGTATTGTGCCAAGCTCCGAGATCGTAGACGAAAGAAGACATACACGGAGCAAGCAATCTTGACACCCCCAGCTTCAATGTATCCGCTACCATGCGCCTGACTGATCAATCCTGTCTTTAAGACTACCAGATTTAGACGACATCATTAGTACAGCCCGGTGAGGGTAAATGT belongs to Cryptococcus gattii WM276 chromosome I, complete sequence and includes:
- a CDS encoding uncharacterized protein (Similar to TIGR gene model, INSD accession AAW46037.1), whose protein sequence is MSTFDRRRIPAPEISVPPVYEPLADDAQAGPSTRTDRTDQESRPIFLKTGLISQAHGSGYIEAGGVKIACSVYGPRPKPPPYSPQGTLNLEVKFAPFASDPRRAPLRDTEPLPLSNLLTQLLLPTLHLHLLPKSSIDVYLLVLESDTLTNVLSAGLTVASAAVADAGIEMAGLGVGGVVASLGADEKQGKKRVVIDPSLEEEKESDVKVMVGTMPALSKVTNVWLTGEIEVDEACNMIEQAFEASKQTHSVVAEALVEGAGERGIAAA